One stretch of Chiroxiphia lanceolata isolate bChiLan1 chromosome 1, bChiLan1.pri, whole genome shotgun sequence DNA includes these proteins:
- the LOC116794660 gene encoding feather keratin B-4-like, translated as MACYDLCRPCGPTPLANSCNEPCVRQCQDSTVLIQPSPVRVTFPGPIMTSFPQSSAVGSTAGAALGTELNVQGQPISGGFGAGGYGLGYGRGFGYGLGGLGCGLAGLGCSGIC; from the coding sequence ATGGCCTGCTACGACCTCTGCCGCCCCTGCGGAcccaccccgctggccaacagctgcaacgagccctgtgtcaggcagtgccaggactccaccgtcctcatccagccctcccccgtccgcgtcaccttcccagggcccatcatgacctccttcccccagagctccGCCGTCGGATCCaccgcaggggctgccctgggcacggagctcaacgtccagggacagcccatctCCGGCGGCTTTGGGGCCGGAGGCTACGGCCTGGGCTATGGCCGTGGCTTTGGCTACGGCCTGGGAGGCCTGGGCTGTGGCCTGGCAGGCCTGGGCTGTTCCGGCATCTGCTGA
- the LOC116794482 gene encoding feather keratin B-4-like, with protein MACYDLCRPCGPTPLANSCNEPCVRQCQDSTVLIQPSPVRVTFPGPIMTSFPQSSFVGSTAGAALGTELNVQGQPISGGFGAAGYGLGYGHGFGYGLGGLGCYANRGCYGTC; from the coding sequence ATGGCCTGCTACGACCTCTGCCGCCCCTGCGGACCCACCCCactggccaacagctgcaacgagccctgtgtcaggcagtgccaggactccaccgtcctcatccagccctcccccgtccgcgtcaccttcccagggcccatcatgacctccttcccccagagctccTTCGTTGGATCCaccgcaggggctgccctgggcacggagctcaacgtccagggacagcccatctCCGGCGGCTTTGGGGCCGCAGGCTACGGCCTGGGCTATGGCCATGGCTTTGGCTATGGCCTGGGAGGCCTGGGCTGCTACGCCAACAGGGGCTGCTACGGCACCTGCTGA
- the LOC116789578 gene encoding feather keratin B-4-like isoform X2, whose product MACYDLCRPCGPTPLANSCNEPCVRQCQDSTVLIQPSPVRVTFPGPIMTSFPQTSFVGSTAGAALGTELNVQGQPISGGFGAGGYGLGYGRGFGYGLGGLGCYANRGCYGTC is encoded by the coding sequence ATGGCCTGCTACGACCTCTGCCGCCCCTGCGGAcccaccccgctggccaacagctgcaacgagccctgtgtcaggcagtgccaggactccaccgtcctcatccagccctcccccgtccgcgtcaccttcccagggcccatcatgacctccttcccccagaccTCCTTCGTTGGATCCACcgcaggggctgctctgggcacggagctcaacgtccagggacagcccatctCCGGTGGCTTTGGGGCCGGAGGCTACGGCCTGGGCTATGGCCGTGGCTTTGGCTACGGCCTGGGAGGCCTGGGCTGCTATGCCAACAGGGGCTGCTACGGCACCTGCTGA
- the LOC116794602 gene encoding feather keratin B-4-like produces MACYDLCRPCGPTPLANSCNEPCVRQCQDSTVLIQPSPVRVTFPGPIMTSFPQTSFVGSTAGAALGTELNVQGQPISGGFGAAGYGLGYGRGFGYGLGGLGCYANRGCYGTC; encoded by the coding sequence ATGGCCTGCTACGACCTCTGCCGCCCCTGCGGAcccaccccgctggccaacagctgcaacgagccctgtgtcaggcagtgccaggactccaccgtcctcatccagccctcccccgtccgcgtcaccttcccagggcccatcatgacctccttcccccagaccTCCTTCGTTGGATCCaccgcaggggctgccctgggcacggagctcaacgtccagggacagcccatctCCGGCGGCTTTGGGGCCGCAGGCTACGGCCTGGGCTATGGCCGTGGCTTTGGCTACGGCCTGGGAGGCCTGGGCTGCTACGCCAACAGGGGCTGCTACGGCACCTGCTGA
- the LOC116789578 gene encoding feather keratin B-4-like isoform X1, whose protein sequence is MACYDLCRPCGPTPLANSCNEPCVRQCQDSTVLIQPSPVRVTFPGPIMTSFPQSSAVGSTAGAALGTELNVQGQPISGGFGAAGYGLGYGRGFGYGLGGLGCSGLAGLGCSGTC, encoded by the coding sequence ATGGCCTGCTACGACCTCTGCCGCCCCTGCGGAcccaccccgctggccaacagctgcaacgagccctgtgtcaggcagtgccaggactccaccgtcctcatccagccctcccccgtccgcgtcaccttcccagggcccatcatgacctccttcccccagagctccGCCGTCGGATCCaccgcaggggctgccctgggcacggagctcaacgtccagggacagcccatctCCGGCGGCTTTGGGGCCGCAGGCTACGGCCTGGGCTATGGCCGTGGCTTTGGCTACGGCCTGGGAGGCCTGGGCTGCTCTGGCCTGGCAGGCCTGGGCTGCTCCGGCACCTGCTGA
- the LOC116789651 gene encoding feather keratin B-4-like, which yields MACYDLCRPCGPTPLANSCNEPCVRQCQDSTVLIQPSPVRVTFPGPIMTSFPQTSFVGSTAGAALGTELNVQGQPISGGFGAGGYGLGYGRGFGYGLGGLGCYANRGCYGTC from the coding sequence ATGGCCTGCTACGACCTCTGCCGCCCCTGCGGAcccaccccgctggccaacagctgcaacgagccctgtgtcaggcagtgccaggactccaccgtcctcatccagccctcccccgtccgcgtcaccttcccagggcccatcatgacctccttcccccagaccTCCTTCGTTGGATCCaccgcaggggctgccctgggcacggagctcaacgtccagggacagcccatctCCGGCGGCTTTGGGGCCGGAGGCTACGGCCTGGGCTATGGCCGTGGCTTTGGCTACGGCCTGGGAGGCCTGGGCTGCTACGCCAACAGGGGCTGCTACGGCACCTGCTGA
- the LOC116794635 gene encoding feather keratin 2-like, translated as MAGPDPLLVLQVPWDGTQGPLHTTPMACYDLCRPCGPTPLANSCNEPCVRQCQDSTVLIQPSPVRVTFPGPIMTSFPQSSAVGSTAGAALGTELNVQGQPISGGFGVGGYGLGYGRGFGYGLGGLGCGLAGLGCSGTC; from the exons atggctgggcctgatcccctcCTTGTCCTGCAAGTGCCCTGGGATGGCACTCAAG ggccccTCCACACCACACCCATGGCCTGCTACGACCTCTGCCGCCCCTGCGGAcccaccccgctggccaacagctgcaacgagccctgtgtcaggcagtgccaggactccaccgtcctcatccagccctcccccgtccgcgtcaccttcccagggcccatcatgacctccttcccccagagctccGCCGTCGGATCCaccgcaggggctgccctgggcacggagctcaacgtccagggacagcccatctCCGGCGGCTTTGGGGTCGGAGGCTACGGCCTGGGCTATGGCCGTGGCTTTGGCTACGGCCTGGGAGGCCTGGGCTGTGGCCTGGCAGGCCTgggctgctctggcacctgCTGA
- the LOC116789600 gene encoding feather keratin B-4-like has protein sequence MACYDLCRPCGPTPLANSCNEPCVRQCQDSTVLIQPSPVRVTFPGPIMTSFPQTSFVGSTAGAALGTELNVQGQPISGGFGAAGYGLGYGRGFGYGLGGLGCGLAGLGCSGTC, from the coding sequence ATGGCCTGCTACGACCTCTGCCGCCCCTGCGGAcccaccccgctggccaacagctgcaacgagccctgtgtcaggcagtgccaggactccaccgtcctcatccagccctcccccgtccgcgtcaccttcccagggcccatcatgacctccttcccccagaccTCCTTCGTTGGATCCaccgcaggggctgccctgggcacggagctcaacgtccagggacagcccatctCCGGCGGCTTTGGGGCCGCAGGCTACGGCCTGGGCTATGGCCGTGGCTTTGGCTACGGCCTGGGAGGCCTGGGCTGTGGCCTGGCAGGCCTGGGATGCTCCGGCACCTGCTGA